In one Neobacillus sp. CF12 genomic region, the following are encoded:
- a CDS encoding sulfite exporter TauE/SafE family protein, which produces MKKLIIFSVIGFFAQLIDGSLGMGFGATSSSLLLMFGIAPAAASASIHMAEIATTAASGASHLWFKNVDKGILWKLTIPGAISAFIGAAFLSSLPGDKIKPFISIFLIVLGIYILIRFLFFNHLSSKKQGSTISSKFLTPLGIVGGFFDAVGGGGWGPITAPVLIARNGISPKKVIGTVDTSEFAIAVSATLGFILFLGMDQYQWQWVIAFMIGGVIAAPIAAWLVRIVPSYMLGVLVGGFIIFTNSMTIIKTAALPVSWATLAYALIIVFWMVAIIYQLKNRKRFVTA; this is translated from the coding sequence TTGAAAAAATTAATTATTTTTTCGGTAATTGGGTTTTTCGCCCAGCTAATCGATGGGTCTTTGGGAATGGGATTTGGTGCAACATCCTCCTCATTACTTTTAATGTTCGGAATTGCACCTGCTGCGGCCTCTGCCTCGATACATATGGCGGAAATTGCGACAACTGCTGCATCTGGCGCATCACATCTTTGGTTTAAAAATGTAGATAAGGGAATTCTATGGAAACTAACCATCCCCGGTGCGATTAGTGCCTTTATTGGGGCGGCTTTCCTTAGCAGTTTGCCTGGAGATAAAATCAAACCGTTTATTTCGATTTTTTTAATCGTATTAGGAATCTACATTCTAATCCGCTTTCTATTTTTCAACCATTTATCATCTAAGAAGCAAGGGTCAACGATTTCTAGTAAATTCTTAACCCCACTGGGTATAGTCGGCGGCTTCTTTGATGCGGTTGGAGGAGGAGGATGGGGTCCCATCACTGCTCCTGTATTGATTGCAAGAAATGGGATTTCCCCCAAAAAGGTAATTGGAACAGTAGATACAAGTGAATTTGCCATTGCAGTATCTGCAACATTAGGATTCATCTTGTTTCTAGGTATGGATCAGTATCAATGGCAATGGGTAATAGCATTTATGATTGGCGGAGTGATTGCGGCACCTATAGCGGCTTGGCTTGTAAGAATCGTTCCTTCCTATATGTTAGGGGTGTTAGTGGGAGGATTTATTATCTTTACCAACTCAATGACCATTATTAAAACGGCCGCACTGCCAGTTTCTTGGGCTACATTAGCATATGCTCTCATTATCGTATTTTGGATGGTTGCTATTATCTATCAACTCAAGAACCGCAAACGTTTTGTAACTGCATGA
- a CDS encoding aldo/keto reductase: MNFVTLNNGLKMPQLGFGVWQVEDNQATEAVEIAFKVGYTSIDTAMIYKNEKGVGKAIAESSIPREELFITTKVWNSDQGYEKTLRAFDESLDRLGLDYVDLYLVHWPTPEFDQYVDTYKALEKLYHDGRVKAIGVCNFEIEHLERILKECEVVPVVNQIECHPYLAQNEIKEFCAKHNIFVEAWSPLEQGGEVLKDEVIQTIAKSHSKTPAQVVLRWHLQNNTIVIPKSVTPSRIEENFQVFDFELTTDEMRAINELNRNRRRGPHPNDMNVR, from the coding sequence ATGAATTTTGTTACTCTCAATAACGGTTTAAAAATGCCGCAGCTGGGATTTGGTGTTTGGCAGGTTGAAGATAACCAAGCAACAGAGGCTGTTGAAATTGCATTTAAGGTTGGTTATACATCGATTGATACGGCGATGATTTATAAAAATGAAAAAGGTGTAGGAAAGGCAATTGCTGAATCTTCTATTCCTCGTGAAGAGTTATTTATTACTACGAAAGTATGGAATAGTGACCAAGGCTATGAAAAAACGTTACGTGCATTTGATGAAAGTTTGGATCGATTAGGTCTTGATTATGTGGATTTGTATTTGGTTCATTGGCCAACTCCTGAGTTTGACCAATATGTTGATACGTATAAAGCTTTAGAAAAGCTTTATCATGATGGCCGAGTGAAAGCCATTGGGGTTTGCAACTTTGAAATTGAACACTTAGAGCGTATTTTAAAAGAATGTGAAGTCGTGCCAGTTGTGAATCAGATTGAGTGTCATCCGTACCTTGCTCAAAATGAGATCAAAGAGTTTTGTGCAAAACATAATATCTTTGTAGAAGCTTGGAGTCCACTTGAGCAGGGAGGAGAGGTGCTGAAGGACGAAGTCATTCAAACAATCGCGAAGTCACACAGCAAAACGCCAGCACAAGTGGTGCTGCGCTGGCATTTGCAAAATAACACCATCGTCATTCCGAAGTCTGTTACACCATCCAGAATCGAAGAAAACTTTCAAGTATTTGATTTTGAACTAACGACAGATGAAATGAGAGCGATTAATGAGCTTAATCGTAATCGACGCAGAGGTCCACATCCGAATGATATGAATGTTCGATAA
- a CDS encoding DUF4304 domain-containing protein translates to MTMQEVLKAIISEVIHRKLKPEGFKKQGKNFYKPLSQLGWCLDVQSDKWNTKDYVEFTLHAGIFIPLTHELSSMKPSPNFPKEMDCMIRKSISELRGFWAGPLYVINDQTSVE, encoded by the coding sequence ATGACAATGCAAGAAGTGTTAAAGGCCATCATTTCTGAAGTTATTCATCGGAAATTAAAGCCTGAAGGATTTAAAAAACAGGGCAAAAACTTTTATAAACCTCTGAGTCAATTGGGTTGGTGTTTGGATGTTCAATCCGATAAATGGAATACAAAAGATTATGTTGAATTTACCCTTCATGCAGGAATCTTTATCCCACTTACCCATGAACTAAGCTCGATGAAGCCATCCCCCAATTTTCCCAAAGAAATGGATTGTATGATTAGAAAAAGCATATCAGAATTAAGGGGATTCTGGGCAGGCCCATTGTATGTAATAAACGACCAAACATCGGTGGAATAA
- a CDS encoding spore germination protein gives MNEHLFSFENLQKLFNYSSDIEIKEEHSKGKSTIFVYCKPLTDTSLIPSFVLSSMETSSSIYQSLQMQVMSKKDIHAEKIEEAIFSGKLMVIPPGDKIIFYDISKSPSRQPDESVAEVSVRGPKDGFVEDITINLGLIRKRLRTKSLVVEDYTIGKRTNTRISLLYIKDIINEEILRDIQGRLTALDIDILTSSSMLMEHLLDNKFTLVPLIDYTGRADFVSEAINQGRFAIIVDGAPTALIAPVDLSFLFKTPEDENTSFYYASLERTLRILGLFTTTFLPGFYTALITHNVGQLPLPLIATITVSRLGLPFSPLIEVLLMLVMFELFKEGGARLPKGIGQTVAVLGGLIIGDAAIRGGITSPTMLVVIGVTAISSFTLVNQSLAGNIFLLRVFVLLFSYFMGIYGFFISLLFVFLYLTRLKSFGVPLLADISSPKGKDILFTFLRIPFSFMKKRNASLQIKDGTRSGE, from the coding sequence ATGAATGAACATCTTTTCTCTTTTGAAAACCTGCAGAAGCTTTTCAACTACTCATCTGATATCGAAATAAAAGAGGAGCATTCTAAGGGGAAATCTACTATTTTTGTCTATTGTAAACCCCTAACGGATACTAGTCTGATTCCCTCGTTTGTATTGTCCTCTATGGAAACTTCCAGCTCTATTTATCAATCTTTACAGATGCAGGTTATGAGCAAAAAAGATATCCATGCTGAAAAAATAGAGGAGGCGATTTTTTCAGGGAAGCTAATGGTCATACCTCCTGGAGATAAGATTATTTTTTATGATATTAGTAAATCTCCCTCCAGACAGCCGGATGAGTCTGTGGCAGAGGTTTCGGTTCGCGGACCGAAGGATGGATTTGTTGAGGATATCACGATAAACCTTGGACTAATCCGCAAAAGGTTACGGACGAAATCTTTAGTTGTGGAAGATTACACGATTGGAAAAAGAACGAATACAAGGATTTCTCTCCTGTATATAAAGGATATTATAAATGAAGAGATTTTAAGAGATATACAAGGGCGTCTTACAGCTTTAGATATTGATATTCTTACAAGCTCCTCTATGCTGATGGAACATCTATTGGACAATAAATTTACGCTTGTTCCTCTAATAGACTATACAGGCAGAGCAGATTTTGTCTCAGAAGCCATCAATCAAGGGAGGTTTGCCATTATCGTGGATGGAGCCCCAACAGCGTTGATTGCACCGGTCGATCTGTCTTTTCTTTTTAAGACCCCTGAAGATGAAAATACGAGTTTTTATTATGCTTCATTGGAAAGAACCCTGCGTATTCTAGGTCTATTTACGACGACGTTTCTGCCTGGCTTTTATACGGCATTAATCACACATAATGTAGGACAATTACCCCTTCCTCTTATTGCAACGATTACGGTTTCGAGATTAGGTCTGCCATTTTCACCACTTATTGAAGTCTTACTCATGCTAGTCATGTTTGAGTTATTTAAAGAAGGAGGGGCACGATTGCCGAAGGGAATTGGACAAACCGTTGCCGTTCTTGGTGGCTTGATCATAGGTGATGCAGCCATTCGCGGGGGGATTACATCACCGACAATGCTAGTTGTTATTGGGGTCACAGCAATTTCTAGCTTTACTCTTGTTAATCAGTCTCTAGCAGGTAACATCTTTCTCTTACGAGTGTTCGTTCTACTCTTTAGCTACTTTATGGGGATTTATGGATTTTTCATCAGTCTGTTGTTCGTTTTTCTTTATTTAACAAGGTTGAAGTCCTTTGGGGTTCCTTTATTAGCGGATATCTCTTCTCCAAAAGGTAAAGATATCCTCTTTACCTTTTTACGCATTCCGTTTTCATTCATGAAAAAACGGAATGCATCTTTACAAATTAAAGATGGCACAAGATCAGGTGAATAG
- a CDS encoding 3-ketoacyl-ACP reductase codes for MISLKGKNAIITGAGRGIGRAAAIALAKEGVNLGLIGLNMSNLEKVAAELEAYDVNVSAATADVADLPSVQHAVEHIQSDLKTIDILINNAGTGKFGGFLELSPEEWEHIIRVNLMGVYNVTRAVLPGLIEQKSGDIINISSTAGQKGAPVTSAYSASKFAVLGLTESLMLEVRKHNIRVTALTPSTVATDLAYNTNLITGNPENVMQPEDLADLIVSGLKLHPRVVLKTAGLWSTNP; via the coding sequence ATGATCTCTTTAAAAGGAAAAAATGCGATTATAACGGGGGCAGGCAGAGGAATTGGCCGTGCTGCAGCAATTGCTTTAGCTAAAGAAGGCGTGAATCTTGGATTAATTGGTTTAAATATGTCCAATCTGGAAAAAGTAGCTGCTGAACTAGAGGCATATGATGTTAACGTTTCTGCAGCAACGGCCGATGTAGCCGATCTTCCGTCCGTCCAACATGCTGTAGAGCATATCCAATCCGACCTAAAAACGATTGATATTTTAATTAACAACGCAGGAACAGGTAAGTTTGGCGGCTTTTTAGAGTTATCCCCTGAAGAATGGGAGCACATTATCCGAGTCAACCTCATGGGTGTATACAATGTTACCAGAGCAGTTTTACCGGGATTGATCGAACAGAAATCAGGCGATATCATCAATATCTCATCTACCGCGGGGCAAAAAGGAGCGCCAGTAACGAGTGCCTATAGTGCTTCTAAATTTGCTGTCCTCGGGCTGACAGAATCACTAATGTTAGAGGTAAGAAAACACAATATCCGCGTTACAGCATTAACACCAAGTACAGTTGCTACAGATTTGGCCTACAATACAAATCTGATCACCGGCAATCCAGAAAATGTGATGCAGCCGGAAGATTTAGCAGACCTTATTGTCTCAGGCTTAAAGCTTCATCCAAGAGTTGTCCTAAAAACCGCTGGACTTTGGTCAACGAATCCTTAA
- a CDS encoding DUF2997 domain-containing protein: protein MAKQLRIQIFQDGQIQAEVLGVKGKKCTDYISLLEELLEAEIIESEYTSEYYETEEVQIDEIQSNSITMNTKEVR, encoded by the coding sequence ATGGCAAAGCAATTACGGATACAAATTTTTCAAGACGGGCAAATACAAGCAGAAGTTCTAGGAGTAAAAGGGAAAAAGTGTACAGATTATATCTCCTTGCTCGAAGAACTATTAGAAGCAGAAATTATAGAATCTGAGTATACCTCCGAGTATTACGAAACAGAAGAAGTTCAAATAGACGAAATCCAATCAAACTCCATTACCATGAACACAAAGGAGGTAAGGTAA
- a CDS encoding Ger(x)C family spore germination protein translates to MRNFIYIIWIFSVLTGCAKIHEIQFQAYAVGIGIDYQNDEYHVVLQFLDFSNVAKTEQGKSDQPSPVWLGEGRGKTVEDAIIKIYHGIQIPVNYDQLSVFIFGKSVLENRLKKTVEALDTNFNIRLTGWVYGTEEPVEKIFTTKVPFNYAYTNARIVQPQYMQQQDSSIPALSLQGLVYQLHEKSKTILVPSISTEVEIMTMDQDKLPVTVFNGAYLMKGEKLKGHLTEEDLAGFIRVNNKSIRSPVIVRGGKEEIVQIELLNPKMKRMVNKDQNGMQIGLEIKISAIVRESSKEILAPTIKRKLKEQIRKEVYDAYLKSQKVGGDIYQFEDYMYRFMHDDWKSLQTSGKFPTLNKKDIHVEIAPLKSINRINAGVDTLLNNGK, encoded by the coding sequence ATGAGGAATTTTATATACATTATCTGGATTTTTTCTGTTTTAACGGGGTGTGCTAAAATTCATGAGATTCAATTCCAAGCATATGCTGTTGGGATTGGAATTGACTATCAGAATGATGAATATCACGTGGTGCTCCAGTTCCTAGATTTTTCAAATGTAGCGAAAACGGAGCAGGGGAAAAGTGACCAACCGAGCCCTGTCTGGCTGGGCGAAGGAAGAGGAAAAACGGTGGAAGATGCGATTATAAAGATCTACCATGGGATTCAAATTCCAGTAAATTACGACCAGCTAAGTGTGTTTATTTTTGGAAAGTCCGTATTAGAAAACAGATTAAAGAAAACAGTAGAGGCGTTAGATACTAACTTCAATATCCGTTTAACGGGCTGGGTTTACGGTACAGAGGAACCGGTTGAAAAGATTTTTACCACGAAGGTTCCGTTTAATTATGCCTATACAAACGCCAGAATTGTTCAGCCACAATACATGCAGCAGCAAGATTCTTCTATTCCAGCTTTGTCACTGCAGGGACTTGTTTATCAATTACATGAAAAATCAAAAACGATTCTAGTTCCAAGTATCTCCACGGAAGTTGAGATCATGACGATGGATCAAGATAAATTGCCTGTGACCGTTTTTAATGGGGCTTATCTTATGAAAGGGGAAAAACTGAAAGGTCATTTAACGGAAGAGGATCTCGCGGGCTTTATTCGAGTGAATAACAAATCAATTCGATCACCTGTCATTGTTCGTGGAGGAAAAGAGGAAATTGTTCAAATCGAATTATTGAACCCAAAGATGAAAAGAATGGTGAATAAAGACCAAAATGGAATGCAAATTGGTTTGGAAATAAAAATCTCTGCCATTGTCAGAGAATCAAGCAAAGAGATCCTCGCCCCAACCATCAAGAGAAAGCTTAAAGAACAAATAAGAAAAGAAGTATATGATGCCTATTTAAAAAGTCAAAAAGTCGGTGGAGACATTTACCAATTTGAGGACTATATGTACCGATTTATGCACGATGATTGGAAGTCGCTACAAACCAGCGGGAAATTTCCCACTTTAAATAAAAAAGACATCCATGTGGAGATTGCACCATTAAAAAGCATAAATAGAATCAATGCCGGGGTCGATACGCTTCTTAATAATGGGAAATGA
- a CDS encoding HNH endonuclease, whose amino-acid sequence MGTCELCERVDVETTVHHLLPKEMGGTFGPTANLCIPCHKQIHALYTNAEIAARLTTIPELKQDDQLSQYLKWIRKQPPTKMMKIKKSNDRKRKR is encoded by the coding sequence ATGGGTACATGTGAACTTTGTGAACGAGTGGATGTTGAGACGACTGTTCATCATCTGCTTCCGAAAGAGATGGGTGGAACTTTTGGTCCAACAGCTAATTTATGTATCCCCTGCCATAAACAGATCCATGCACTCTATACCAATGCTGAAATTGCAGCACGTTTAACAACCATTCCTGAATTAAAACAAGATGATCAGTTATCACAATATCTTAAATGGATACGCAAACAACCGCCAACCAAAATGATGAAAATAAAAAAGTCTAATGATCGGAAACGGAAGCGTTAG
- a CDS encoding helix-hairpin-helix domain-containing protein has translation MSSTSKGSFWKIRKSWWILFTFTIIFNWVAFFIIGSKVKHKKWKMYGALYSIPFILLMVIEGRYESNDWQYDIVGFSMLGGWIASMIHAFRIRKEYLFRLEAIELRQPYEDYKLRGQIQSEYGVKFNQAPIEQPLQQPIPQSSYGEQPKPVLQQVPTQPLHSVPPAQIREFAPAKTEQLTSDPIDLNKASDLELAGLPGVGPILAKKAIMERDRIGGFRSLEDFSQLLGLKPHIVEKIRPLVAVGPAEAPPQKWSGRMVDF, from the coding sequence ATGTCATCAACATCCAAGGGGAGCTTTTGGAAAATAAGAAAATCTTGGTGGATTTTATTCACCTTTACTATCATATTTAACTGGGTTGCTTTTTTCATTATCGGCTCCAAAGTAAAACATAAAAAATGGAAAATGTATGGTGCCCTTTATTCCATTCCGTTTATTCTCCTCATGGTAATCGAAGGTCGTTATGAATCAAATGACTGGCAATATGATATCGTCGGATTTTCCATGCTAGGGGGATGGATCGCCTCGATGATCCATGCCTTCCGTATTCGTAAAGAGTACCTGTTTCGTTTAGAAGCCATTGAATTAAGACAACCTTATGAAGATTATAAATTACGAGGACAAATTCAATCTGAATATGGAGTAAAGTTCAACCAAGCTCCAATCGAACAGCCACTGCAACAACCTATTCCGCAGTCCTCGTATGGGGAGCAGCCAAAGCCAGTATTGCAGCAAGTTCCAACACAGCCATTACACTCCGTTCCACCTGCTCAAATAAGAGAGTTTGCCCCTGCGAAGACAGAGCAGCTTACGTCGGACCCTATCGACTTAAATAAAGCTTCTGATCTGGAACTTGCAGGTCTGCCTGGTGTGGGTCCAATCTTAGCAAAAAAAGCAATAATGGAACGAGATAGAATAGGCGGCTTCCGATCTTTGGAGGACTTCTCACAACTGTTAGGTCTAAAACCGCATATTGTTGAAAAGATACGCCCACTGGTGGCAGTAGGACCCGCAGAAGCTCCTCCACAAAAATGGTCTGGACGGATGGTTGATTTTTAA
- a CDS encoding GerAB/ArcD/ProY family transporter yields the protein MQNKLRFISIVYVILLSVGLFAHVEIIPFLLRTAKRDSWISILVTLVILPLWIYVLYKIVAIVNKRSIIQVLKDHGSTLSYYLLLLPLAIYMLIDAFVTAQDIIYWSQLSYMQGFNSFTLAVVLLIFCLLCTQSGLFSIGLLSSILCPIVIFLGFFISFANMKKKHYELLFPLFADGYLPMTKGLLYTSLPILELFIIIFLTPVLQKAVSRKQLFIVGLFIIGLTLGPTMAAIVEFGPEQASDYRYPAYEEWRLISIGRYFSHADFFAIYQWLSGGVIRISLFVFISSQILTKGMANVKVVRSLYGILLFACLYPFDQSTFSTIIYGYFRPLSFFFLTIQILTLAVYIVKNKQKWSGGRIES from the coding sequence ATGCAGAATAAGTTAAGATTTATATCCATTGTGTACGTCATTTTACTTTCTGTGGGCCTGTTTGCTCATGTGGAGATTATTCCTTTCCTGTTAAGGACAGCCAAAAGAGATTCTTGGATTAGTATCCTAGTAACGCTCGTCATTCTACCTTTATGGATTTACGTTCTTTACAAGATTGTCGCTATCGTAAACAAGCGTTCCATCATTCAGGTTTTAAAGGATCATGGTAGCACGCTTAGTTATTACCTCCTTCTATTACCATTAGCCATTTATATGCTGATTGATGCTTTTGTGACGGCACAGGATATTATTTACTGGTCACAATTGAGCTACATGCAAGGATTTAACAGTTTTACACTGGCTGTTGTCCTACTCATTTTCTGTTTGCTATGTACGCAGTCTGGCTTGTTTTCGATTGGGCTCTTAAGCAGTATTCTTTGTCCCATCGTTATTTTCTTAGGCTTTTTCATTTCGTTTGCAAATATGAAGAAAAAGCATTATGAACTGTTATTCCCATTGTTTGCGGATGGATATTTACCCATGACGAAAGGGCTTCTCTATACTTCTTTACCAATCTTAGAGTTATTTATCATCATTTTTTTAACTCCGGTATTACAAAAGGCTGTTTCAAGAAAGCAATTATTCATTGTTGGTTTGTTTATCATAGGATTAACACTAGGACCTACTATGGCAGCGATTGTTGAGTTTGGACCTGAGCAGGCTTCTGATTATCGATATCCTGCTTATGAGGAATGGCGCTTAATTTCCATTGGACGATATTTTTCCCATGCGGATTTTTTTGCGATTTATCAGTGGCTTTCAGGTGGAGTGATAAGAATCAGTTTATTTGTATTCATCTCATCCCAAATTCTTACGAAAGGAATGGCGAATGTAAAAGTAGTAAGGAGCTTATACGGTATCCTCTTATTTGCCTGTCTCTATCCATTTGACCAAAGCACATTCTCTACCATTATCTATGGCTATTTCAGACCACTGTCGTTCTTTTTCTTAACCATACAAATCTTAACCTTGGCGGTATATATCGTGAAGAATAAACAGAAGTGGTCAGGAGGCAGGATTGAATCATGA
- a CDS encoding cytochrome c oxidase assembly factor Coa1 family protein: MIGLSAIVLSLSIIFMSFVVVLKSTEAYKVSESFLKSDKDVIKETGGIEGFGFFPTGNLQITNGSGEAIFTIKVKGKEKSLYVDVYLIKAKTIDSWFVQEVEFYD; this comes from the coding sequence ATGATTGGCCTTTCCGCAATTGTTCTATCACTTTCCATAATTTTTATGTCATTCGTGGTAGTGCTTAAAAGTACAGAAGCCTACAAAGTATCCGAATCATTTCTTAAGTCTGATAAAGACGTCATCAAAGAGACGGGTGGTATTGAAGGATTTGGATTTTTCCCAACTGGAAACCTCCAAATTACAAATGGTTCTGGTGAGGCTATTTTCACAATCAAAGTTAAAGGAAAAGAAAAAAGTCTTTATGTCGATGTGTATTTGATAAAAGCAAAAACCATTGATTCTTGGTTCGTTCAAGAAGTAGAATTTTATGATTAA
- a CDS encoding AAA family ATPase, giving the protein MNGQSISDFKIVLSNLLKARFPYLYISTWEEERAVDVIRSVVTDEGLIKTTRKVFTWSVTKGLSENGQKGKEETKAPLKALDFIEHYQEPAIFILKDFHVYFGANGRQVDNQLIRKIRDLLPTLKQSPSPKNVIFVSPSLVLPDDLQKDLTIVDFDLPTFSEIKYVLDEMIYANQRSGRIVIDLKSDEKERLAKAALGLTLHEAENAFARAMVEDGRLDVNDVEVIIEEKRQIIKKSGILEFIKSDLKIEDVGGLENLKRWLKKRDKSWLDSAQKYGLPAPKGVLITGVPGCGKSLIAKSISAMWQLPLLRLDMGKIFSGIVGSSEENMRKAIQTVEAISPSILWIDEIEKGFSGLSSGGDSGTSSRIFGTFLTWMQEKTKPVFVVATANNIHSLPAELLRKGRFDEIFFVDLPTIKERMDIFRVHMNKRLIDPSVIGQFEVNENVLERLARLTEGYVGAEIEQIVISALFEAFSEDRCIEFGDFEKAIFTTVPLSITQAEQIHSIREWANVRAVAATPKEDRAQYKSKKEVVLSPPPKDEDISMERGGRAVDF; this is encoded by the coding sequence ATGAATGGACAAAGCATTTCTGATTTTAAAATAGTACTATCAAACCTATTAAAAGCACGGTTTCCCTATTTATATATATCCACATGGGAAGAGGAACGTGCTGTAGACGTTATTCGGTCGGTAGTTACCGACGAAGGACTGATAAAAACCACACGTAAAGTATTTACATGGAGTGTAACAAAAGGATTGTCTGAAAATGGGCAGAAAGGGAAAGAAGAAACAAAGGCGCCCCTCAAAGCACTCGATTTTATTGAGCATTATCAGGAGCCAGCTATTTTCATCCTAAAAGATTTTCATGTGTACTTCGGTGCAAATGGCCGGCAGGTTGATAATCAATTGATAAGAAAAATTCGGGACCTCTTACCTACATTAAAACAAAGCCCCAGCCCTAAGAATGTGATTTTTGTCAGCCCAAGCCTAGTCCTGCCTGATGACTTGCAAAAGGATTTGACGATTGTCGATTTCGATCTGCCCACTTTTTCTGAAATTAAGTATGTATTGGATGAGATGATTTATGCGAATCAAAGAAGCGGCAGAATCGTGATTGATCTCAAAAGTGACGAAAAAGAACGACTCGCAAAGGCAGCATTAGGATTAACGCTACATGAAGCAGAAAATGCATTTGCGCGTGCGATGGTAGAAGACGGACGTTTAGATGTCAATGATGTCGAAGTTATTATCGAAGAAAAACGGCAGATTATCAAAAAGTCAGGGATTTTAGAATTTATTAAAAGTGACCTTAAGATTGAAGATGTCGGCGGACTTGAAAATCTCAAGCGCTGGTTAAAGAAACGCGACAAATCCTGGCTTGATTCTGCACAGAAATATGGACTTCCCGCTCCTAAAGGTGTGCTGATTACAGGGGTACCTGGCTGTGGGAAAAGCTTAATTGCCAAATCCATCAGCGCGATGTGGCAGCTTCCTCTTCTTCGTCTGGATATGGGGAAAATTTTTAGCGGGATTGTTGGCAGCAGCGAAGAAAACATGCGCAAAGCCATTCAAACGGTCGAAGCCATCTCTCCCTCCATTCTTTGGATTGATGAAATTGAAAAAGGATTTAGCGGCCTGTCCTCTGGTGGAGATAGCGGAACCTCAAGCCGTATCTTTGGGACCTTCCTAACATGGATGCAGGAAAAAACCAAACCCGTATTTGTCGTCGCAACAGCCAATAATATTCATTCGTTACCAGCAGAGTTACTGCGCAAAGGGCGCTTTGATGAAATATTCTTTGTCGACCTCCCCACTATAAAGGAAAGAATGGATATCTTCCGAGTACATATGAATAAAAGGTTAATAGACCCATCAGTCATTGGACAATTTGAAGTAAATGAGAATGTGCTAGAAAGATTGGCTCGGTTAACGGAAGGATATGTGGGAGCGGAAATCGAACAAATCGTCATATCTGCTTTGTTTGAGGCTTTCTCAGAAGACCGATGTATTGAATTTGGGGACTTCGAAAAAGCCATTTTTACGACCGTTCCCTTATCGATCACCCAGGCGGAGCAAATTCATTCCATTCGCGAATGGGCCAATGTTCGTGCCGTCGCAGCTACACCAAAAGAAGACCGTGCACAATACAAAAGTAAAAAGGAAGTCGTCCTATCTCCTCCTCCAAAAGACGAAGACATCAGCATGGAAAGAGGCGGCAGAGCGGTTGATTTTTAA
- a CDS encoding 4Fe-4S single cluster domain-containing protein, translating into MKLRIHQFIPFTRVEGPGERACLQVQGCPIRCSGCAVPFTWSTKGGYDVTVKELAQKILDGPKVEGITFLGGEPFEQAAALAELGATLKEAGLSVMTFSGYLLEDIKQANRKDWNDLLQITDLLIDGPFQKEKRDLCRPWVGSANQRYHFLTDRYAHLKDELTNTPNRLEITVKPDGRVFANGMATVEDLEGLFKELIK; encoded by the coding sequence ATGAAACTCCGAATTCACCAATTCATTCCCTTCACCCGTGTGGAAGGTCCCGGTGAGAGGGCTTGTCTTCAAGTTCAAGGCTGTCCGATTCGCTGCTCTGGCTGTGCTGTTCCATTTACCTGGTCAACAAAGGGTGGCTACGATGTAACCGTCAAAGAACTTGCCCAAAAGATACTAGATGGCCCTAAAGTGGAAGGGATCACCTTTTTAGGAGGGGAACCTTTTGAACAAGCTGCAGCACTTGCAGAATTGGGTGCTACTTTGAAGGAAGCGGGGTTGTCAGTCATGACCTTTTCCGGTTACCTGCTTGAAGATATCAAGCAGGCGAATCGTAAAGATTGGAATGACCTTTTACAAATAACAGATCTATTAATTGATGGCCCTTTTCAAAAAGAAAAACGGGACCTCTGCCGGCCATGGGTCGGATCTGCCAATCAAAGGTATCATTTTTTAACTGATCGCTATGCTCACTTGAAGGATGAGTTAACGAACACACCGAATCGTTTGGAAATAACAGTGAAACCAGATGGACGTGTATTTGCGAACGGAATGGCTACCGTTGAGGATTTAGAAGGATTATTTAAGGAGTTAATCAAATAA